The Pelagovum sp. HNIBRBA483 sequence GATGTGCTGGAGGGTGCGTTTGCGCGGATGCCGGCGCTGACGGAAGTTGGGATAAAATCGGTGGTAAACGGGCCGATCACCTATTCGATTGACGGAGCGCCGTTGGTTGGCCCGATCCCCGGTAAGCGCAATGCGTTTTGCATCATCGGGCTGCGGGCCGGATTGGGTGAAGGCGGCGGGCATGGCTGGCTGTTGGCGCAGCAGATCGTGCATGGGGAGGCTTGCTACGATACATGGCCGCTCGATCCGCGCCGGTTCACGGGGCATGGCAATGTCGAGCTGTGTGCGCTGAAGGCGATTGAGGAATATCAAAACGAGTTCCGCTTCGAGTTCCCGCATGAGCATCGCCCTGCGGGGCGACCGATCAAGACTACGCCGCTGACGCCGGTTCTGGCGGCGGAGGGCGCGCATTTCACGGTCGTCAACGGCTGGGAGCGGGCGGATTACTTCATGCCGACGCCGGAGTTTGAGGAGGAACACGGCTTCCGGCGGAGCAACGTTGAGGATGTGATCGCCGAGGAGATTGCAGCGGTGCATGGCGCTGTTGGTCTGGCCGAGGTGAACGGCTTTACGCGCTACGAGATTACAGGAGCCGACGCGGAGGCGTTCCTCGACCGGATGGTGTGCGGGCGGGTGCCGCGCCGCGCTGGGCGGGTGGGGCTGACTTATCTGCTCAATCATCACGGTATGATCAAGGCCGAGGCGACGCTGGCGCGTTTGCCCGACAGTACGCGCGGGCAGGGGCGCATTTGGTATGGGGCGGCGGCGGCGGCTGAGCAACATGACATGGACTGGCTTCAGGCGCATGTGGGGGCGGGGGAGGACTTGCAGATCCGCTGCCTGACCAATGACATGACCATTCTGATCGTTGCAGGGCCGAAGGCGCGGGCGGTCATGCAGGCGGTATCGCGGGAGGATTGGTCGGCGGAGGCGTTCCCGTGGCTTTCGGTCAGGGAGGCGTTTGTTGGGATCGCGCCAGCGGTGGTGATGGCGGTGAGCTTCTCGGGCGAATTGGCCTATGAGATTCATGTGCTGAATAACCAGCTGTATGCCGCATATTCGGCGCTGCGGGCAGCAGGCAAAGAGCATGGGATGCGGCTTTTCGGGGCGCGGGCGGTTGAGTCGATGCGGCTGGAGAAGGACTTCCTGCATTGGAAATCTGACCTGTTGACAGAGTTTGACCCGATCGAGACGGGGCTGGGCCGCTTTGTGAACTGGCAGAAGGATGATTTCGTCGGGCGGGCAGCATTGGAGGCGCGGCGCGATACGGGGCCGGTGAAGCGGCGCGTGTTGATGGAGGTTCTGTGCGCGGATCGGGTGGCGCACGGTGGTGCATCGCTGATGCAAGACGGCAAGGTCGTTGGCACCGTAACATCGGGCGCGTGGGGGCATCGGACGGGGATGAACCTTGCCATTGCCTTTGTCTCACCAGAGGCACTGGACGCGCCGATGGCGGTTGACCTGATTGGCGACGAAATACCTGTGCGGGTGCTCGACAAATCGCCGTTTGACCCCGAGATGACGCGCTTACGCGGCTGACGGCTAGCTGGCGATAAAGGCGATCATCACAAGATAGGTGAGTTGATGCAGGAGTTGATCGAGGCCTGTGAGAATCCAGAATATCTGGCTCGTTGGGGAGAATCCGCCAAGGCTGACGAGGCGGTCCTTTGCCCAGTCGAGGTGATAATGCACGACGCCCTCCCCCGCGAGGAGGGCGAGCATCGGGAGCGGCGAGACGGTAAAAAAGACCAAAACCGCCGCGCTGCCGAGGACATGAAGGCCGGCATGCACCACGCCGCCGATATGGCCGTATTGCCCCTTGGTGCGGACCATCCAGCCGGTTTGGAGAGCGAAATCTGCGATGAAATGTTTGATGAAAAACAGCGTAAATAAGGCGTAAAGGGAAGGGTCGGGCATCCTGGCTCCTTTGTGTCTAGAGGGCGTGGGACGGGCTGTTCTGTGCGACGAGCTTGGCATTGGCAGCGACGAGTTTGCGGCCGGTATCCCTGTTAATGGTGCTGTCGAAGGTACGGCGGAAATCGGTATTCGCGTCGCGCAAGCGGCGCAGCGCGCTGCCGGAGATCGCGAACACCCGCAAAGGCCCTTCGGCAACCACGGTGGCGGAGGCTGGTGTGGTGCTCAGGACATTGATTTCGCCCAGAAATCCGCTGTTTACCTGCGCGAGGCTTTTGCCACCGGATGTGACGTGGGCAGCGCCGCTTGAGATGTAGTAAAGGCTGGTAACGGGGGCGTTCTCGGTCAGGAGTTCGTAGCCGTCGGGGAGGTCGAGCCAGCTGCCGGCATCAAGAAAAAGCCGCGCGGCGGGAAGCGGCAGATCAGCGAACTGGTCATCAAGGAAGCGCCGCTCTTCCGTCGAGAACCGCAGGCGACGGTTTAACAGCCACATGCGGGTCAGGCCGGTGATGCTGATCACGATCCACGATATCTGGATCAAGGCGGAGGCGAGGTTGAACTCGGTCAGTAGGCTAATAAGCACGAAGCTGGCGGCGGAAAGGTTGAGCAGAGTATAGATGTGACGGTCGCCACGGATCAGCCCAAGTTGCAGCCCCGCATAGGAGCCGAGGTACAGGACAACGCCGAGGAGGCCGGAATATTCATAGAAGGCGGGTGGCAGAACACTCATAAATTGAAATCCGTAACATAATTCCCCCGAGAGATGCTAACAGGGAAAGGCTGGTTTCGAAACTGTTTTGCAGGGCCATCCAGTGAATCATGGGCTTTGAGCGCTGTGCCGCGCGGTTGTTGGTGATGGCAATGGTATTTGGCATCGGCTAAGGTTTTGAGAAACAGGTGCAATGAACGGAATGCGGGCGGTATGGCGATGACGGGCGAGACGGGGCAAGAACTCCCCGCGCAGGGGGACGGGCGGCGTGTACTAATCCTGGTGGAGAACCTGCCCGTGCCGCTGGATCGCCGTGTGTGGATGGAAGCGACGACACTCCATGCCGCGGGGTATCAGGTGAGCGTGATCTGCCCGATGGGGCGCGGCTGGGATGCCGCCTATGAGGAGATCGACGGTATCCACATTTACCGCTTTCCGCTGCCGCCCGAGGCGCATGAAGGGGCCATAGCCTATGCGCGGGAATGGGGTGGTGCGCTTTGGCATATGTTCCGACTGGCGCGGCAGGTGCGGGCGGAGCGGGGGTTTGACGTCATTCACGGGTGCAATCCGCCAGATTTGCTGTTCCTTTTAGGGATGCGGTACCGGCTGGCGGGGGTGCGGTTTCTGTTTGACCATCACGATGTGGCGCCGGAGCTGTTTGAGGCGAAGTTTGGCAAGCGGGGGCTGATTTACAAGATCTTGCGCCTGTGGGAGCGAATGACGTTCCGCGCGGCGGATGTCTCGATCGCGACCAATGAGAGCTTCCGCCAGATAGCCATCACGCGCGGCTGGATGGCGCCGGAGGATGTGTTTATAGTGCGGTCCGCGCCGCAGGTGGGCAAGTTTGAAATTCAGCCGCCGGACCCTGCCGTGCGCAAGGGCGCTGGCACGGTGATCGGCTATGTGGGGGTGATCGGGCAGCAGGAGGGGATGGATTTGCTGGTCGCCGCCGCCGATCACCTGATCAGCCGGCTGGGCAAAAGTGATGTGCGCTTTGTGATCATCGGGTTTGGGCCGCATGTGCCGGTGGTGCAGGCAGATGTCGCGGCGCGGGGGCTGGAGGGGTATTTCGACTTCCCAGGCGCGCTTTATGGCGAGGAGATGCTGCGGGTGTTGTGCAGCGCGGATATTGGCGTTTGCCCCGATCCGAAGAACGCGATGAACGACATCTCCACCATGAACAAGATCATGGAATATATGCTTCTGGAGAAGCCCTCGGTGCAGTTTGATCTGAAGGAAGGGCGCGTTTCGGCGCAGGGGGCATCGCTTTACGCAAAGCCAAACGTGCCGGAGGATTTTGCCGAGAAGATCGCGTGGTTGATTGACCACCCCGAGGAGGGGCGCGAGATGGGCGTTGCGGGGCGCAAGCGAGTGTTGGAAGGGCTGAGCTGGGAAAGCTCGGTCGCCCCGCTTTTGGCGGCTTACGACAGGATATTCGCTAAAGCGGGACGTTAATCTGGTACGAAACGGGGCAGGCGCGGCAGGCTTTCGCGCATGAAGCCTTCGAGCCGGTCGGCGGCGGCGGCTTCGCTTTCGCCTGTGAGGATTGGTGTGGAGTAGCGGACAAGCGCGCCATGTGTGCGGCCGGTGCGGAGGCTGTCCCAGACGACCATGATCTTCGCGAGGTAATCATTGGTCATGCGGCGGCCGCGTTGGTCGAACCAGTAATAGACAAGCTGGTCATTGGTGCCTTTGCGGATGATCGCGCGGAGAACCTCGAAATTGCCGTAGGGCGTGGCGCTCATGTCGATCTCATGCGGGGCGATGGTGACGATTTCCCATCCGCCACCGGGGAGGCAGACCTCGGGCGAGTGGATGCCGTCGCCTTCTGTCTGCACATCGTAATAGGCGGAAAAGAAGCCAACAGGCGCCGCGACACCAGCGGCGGAATAGCTGGCGTTGAGGTAGTCATCGGCGCCGAGCACTTCCTCGACTTCGGCCTCAAGCGGGAGGAGCTGCGCCGACCAACCTGAGATGCTGCGCGGAAAGAGGAGGAACGGATCCCGCGCGGGTGGGGTGCGCTCTTGAGCGGGGGCCAGCAGGAAGGCCAGCGCCACGGCGAGGCTGAGAAGAGCTGCGCTGATCAGGCCACGGGTGGGGCGCAGGGCGAGGATGCGGGCGGCTTCTTGGCCGAAGCCGGTGAAATCCACGTCGATGGTGGCGGAGAGCGGTAGTCGATCGCGCGTGGTGAAGCGCTGAAGCGCGACGGCGAGGCCGAAGAGGATGGCGACACAGGCGATGAAGATGACCCAGCCTTCGAAGAAGTGCAGGAAGCCCTCGGCATGTTCGATGCCGTAGCTGTTGACCAAGACGCCGATGACCCCGATGCGGAAGCTGTTCATCAGCACGGTGAGCGGTGCGGCAGCGAGTAGGAGGATGGCTTTGTGCCAGAGCGGGCCGCGATAGAGGATCGCGAAGAGATAGGAAAAGCTGAGGATCGGGAAGAGGTAGCGCAGGCCGGAACAGGCCTCGGCCACTTGCAGCTTGTAGACGCCGAGGTCGATGATGTTGCCTTCGAGATAGACCGGCACGCCGAGCGCGGCGACGACCCAGACGCCGATTTCAGAGGAGATGCTTTGTAGGAAGATGGTCAGCTTCCAGTAAACGAATTGCGGCAGCGGCAGCATGAAGACCAAATGCAGGACCGGCGCCCAGTGCCGGCGGCCCTCGGACCAGCCAAGCGTGATCAGCACAACGGCGCCAACCCAGAGGATCAGCGCATAGGTGACGAGATCAGGGATGCGGACGAGATTGCCCGCAACGCCAAGGGCGAGGGCGAAAACGAGGAGCGCCAAGCCGGGCCTGCGGCTGGCGCTGGCTTGCGCGGGTAAGGGCGCGGCTTGGCGGCGTTCTCGCATGAAGAGATAGAGCGACACCAGCGGGATGATCGGCCCGTGGCTGTATTCAGGTGTGGCCCATGCGGTGAAGAGTGAGCTGATGCCGAACCAAAAGACCGGCAGGGCTGCCACCAGCAGGAGCGCCCCCCAAAAGAGGCCAGCGAAATTGATGTCGCGGGGTGCCGTGCCGCCGGAGTTGGGCGCGAGGGTCTGCGACGCGCGGGACACCTTATTCAACGCCCCCTTCGGGCAAGGTGGCGAGGATATCTTGCGCGGCGGCGGTTTGGGGCAGGACGCGATCACCGGCGCTGGTGAGGGCGGTTTCAAGCAATGTTCGTGCCTCTGCGGAGCGGCCCAAGGCGGCGTAGACAAGGCCGAGCCGCATCTGCACCAAGTTATCCCCGCTTAGCGCCTGTGCGGCTTGTTCGAGATAGGTCACGGCCTCTTCATAATCGCCGCGCTGGTAAGCGATCCAGCCATATGTGTCCTGAAAGGCGGGAATGGTGCTGCCGCGGAGGCGGCGGGCGATGGCGTAAGCACGTTCGATTGCGGCGGGGTCGCCTTTGTGTGTTGAGAGCAGATTGGCAAGATTGTTGGCAAAGAGGAGGTTCTCTGAATTGGCGGCGTAGAGCGCTTCATAGGCGCTGATGGCACCGTCAAGATCGCCGGTTTGCTCCAAATGACGGGCTTGGGTGAAGCGCAAATCCACATCATTAGGTGACGCGGCGAGGCCCACCGCCAACACGCGGGAGGCATCCTCGACACGCCCTTCAGCAGAGAGCAGACGGAAATAGGCGCGGACGATCTGGCTGCTGTCAGGGCGCGATTGCAGGAGCGTTTCGTAGAGGGCGATGGCTTCCTCTACCTCGCCTTCGATGGCGTGGACGCCGG is a genomic window containing:
- a CDS encoding glycosyltransferase family 4 protein — translated: MAMTGETGQELPAQGDGRRVLILVENLPVPLDRRVWMEATTLHAAGYQVSVICPMGRGWDAAYEEIDGIHIYRFPLPPEAHEGAIAYAREWGGALWHMFRLARQVRAERGFDVIHGCNPPDLLFLLGMRYRLAGVRFLFDHHDVAPELFEAKFGKRGLIYKILRLWERMTFRAADVSIATNESFRQIAITRGWMAPEDVFIVRSAPQVGKFEIQPPDPAVRKGAGTVIGYVGVIGQQEGMDLLVAAADHLISRLGKSDVRFVIIGFGPHVPVVQADVAARGLEGYFDFPGALYGEEMLRVLCSADIGVCPDPKNAMNDISTMNKIMEYMLLEKPSVQFDLKEGRVSAQGASLYAKPNVPEDFAEKIAWLIDHPEEGREMGVAGRKRVLEGLSWESSVAPLLAAYDRIFAKAGR
- the xrtD gene encoding VPLPA-CTERM-specific exosortase XrtD, with product MSRASQTLAPNSGGTAPRDINFAGLFWGALLLVAALPVFWFGISSLFTAWATPEYSHGPIIPLVSLYLFMRERRQAAPLPAQASASRRPGLALLVFALALGVAGNLVRIPDLVTYALILWVGAVVLITLGWSEGRRHWAPVLHLVFMLPLPQFVYWKLTIFLQSISSEIGVWVVAALGVPVYLEGNIIDLGVYKLQVAEACSGLRYLFPILSFSYLFAILYRGPLWHKAILLLAAAPLTVLMNSFRIGVIGVLVNSYGIEHAEGFLHFFEGWVIFIACVAILFGLAVALQRFTTRDRLPLSATIDVDFTGFGQEAARILALRPTRGLISAALLSLAVALAFLLAPAQERTPPARDPFLLFPRSISGWSAQLLPLEAEVEEVLGADDYLNASYSAAGVAAPVGFFSAYYDVQTEGDGIHSPEVCLPGGGWEIVTIAPHEIDMSATPYGNFEVLRAIIRKGTNDQLVYYWFDQRGRRMTNDYLAKIMVVWDSLRTGRTHGALVRYSTPILTGESEAAAADRLEGFMRESLPRLPRFVPD
- a CDS encoding FAD-dependent oxidoreductase; this encodes MKTQVKVVVIGGGIAGCSTLYHLTQEGWTDVMLLERDELTSGTTWHSAAQVTNFGMNQTMVGLKSHSIALYKELADDPDYPINYHHGDGGIRLANTQAQMDGYRHFASMARGMDVHFEILDAEECARRHPLISTENLVGGLWDPLDGDIDPAQLCQALARRARKAGAEVHRHTPVTALRQLKDDTWIVSTPKGEVHADIVVNACGYRVNEVGAMMGVHHPVMSMEHQYFITEEIPAIREAGHRMPLIRCPISDFYSRQEKFGLLVGFYEQGCRTWGMDGIDPHFVNDLCPDDLDRITDVLEGAFARMPALTEVGIKSVVNGPITYSIDGAPLVGPIPGKRNAFCIIGLRAGLGEGGGHGWLLAQQIVHGEACYDTWPLDPRRFTGHGNVELCALKAIEEYQNEFRFEFPHEHRPAGRPIKTTPLTPVLAAEGAHFTVVNGWERADYFMPTPEFEEEHGFRRSNVEDVIAEEIAAVHGAVGLAEVNGFTRYEITGADAEAFLDRMVCGRVPRRAGRVGLTYLLNHHGMIKAEATLARLPDSTRGQGRIWYGAAAAAEQHDMDWLQAHVGAGEDLQIRCLTNDMTILIVAGPKARAVMQAVSREDWSAEAFPWLSVREAFVGIAPAVVMAVSFSGELAYEIHVLNNQLYAAYSALRAAGKEHGMRLFGARAVESMRLEKDFLHWKSDLLTEFDPIETGLGRFVNWQKDDFVGRAALEARRDTGPVKRRVLMEVLCADRVAHGGASLMQDGKVVGTVTSGAWGHRTGMNLAIAFVSPEALDAPMAVDLIGDEIPVRVLDKSPFDPEMTRLRG
- a CDS encoding cyclic nucleotide-binding domain-containing protein produces the protein MSVLPPAFYEYSGLLGVVLYLGSYAGLQLGLIRGDRHIYTLLNLSAASFVLISLLTEFNLASALIQISWIVISITGLTRMWLLNRRLRFSTEERRFLDDQFADLPLPAARLFLDAGSWLDLPDGYELLTENAPVTSLYYISSGAAHVTSGGKSLAQVNSGFLGEINVLSTTPASATVVAEGPLRVFAISGSALRRLRDANTDFRRTFDSTINRDTGRKLVAANAKLVAQNSPSHAL
- a CDS encoding DUF3307 domain-containing protein; protein product: MPDPSLYALFTLFFIKHFIADFALQTGWMVRTKGQYGHIGGVVHAGLHVLGSAAVLVFFTVSPLPMLALLAGEGVVHYHLDWAKDRLVSLGGFSPTSQIFWILTGLDQLLHQLTYLVMIAFIAS